Proteins encoded in a region of the Aminivibrio sp. genome:
- the amrA gene encoding AmmeMemoRadiSam system protein A, with product MWLWECFTPHPPVLVPQVGRGREEEARQSVGAMKKLGRILGEEMPSLLLILSPHAPFAGGITFSVAESYGGDFSMFGAPTPQFAFPGASERGLRLAEDLSSRFPVVVSRKKKLVLDHGALVPLNFLSTGGGRQPEIILANPIGLSPSVAFELGTYLASLADSDQWGLVASGDLSHKVTREAPAGFSPAGARFDSRVVEALRNNDPSILLRLSAGEIEEAGECGLRSSLVFLGLARKRSVRFLSYEAPFGVGYAVAYAPLHAAPDLARKVIETYLAEGEERAREEADDFSDLPEMTEKAGCFVSLKKKGNLRGCIGTILPTKAALAEEIAENALSAAFKDPRFPPVEQRELEDISISVDILSIPEAVSDIALLDPKKYGVIVEKGWARGVLLPDLEGVDTVEAQLSIAARKAGIADWRTAAVRKFTVRRIREMDRS from the coding sequence ATGTGGTTATGGGAATGCTTCACTCCCCATCCGCCGGTGCTCGTGCCCCAGGTGGGAAGGGGAAGGGAAGAGGAAGCACGGCAATCCGTCGGGGCCATGAAGAAACTCGGCCGAATCCTGGGAGAAGAAATGCCTTCGCTGCTCCTGATTCTCTCGCCTCATGCCCCCTTTGCGGGAGGGATCACCTTTTCGGTGGCGGAAAGCTACGGAGGGGATTTCTCCATGTTCGGCGCTCCAACACCGCAGTTTGCCTTTCCCGGAGCCTCGGAAAGGGGTCTTCGCCTTGCCGAAGATCTATCCTCGAGGTTCCCGGTAGTTGTGTCCAGGAAAAAGAAACTGGTTCTGGATCATGGAGCCCTCGTTCCCCTGAACTTCCTTTCAACCGGTGGTGGCAGACAACCGGAGATCATCCTCGCGAACCCCATAGGGCTCTCTCCTTCCGTGGCCTTCGAACTTGGTACGTATCTCGCTTCCCTTGCTGACAGCGACCAATGGGGACTCGTGGCCAGCGGGGATCTTTCCCATAAAGTGACCAGGGAGGCTCCGGCGGGCTTTTCTCCGGCAGGGGCCCGATTCGACAGCCGGGTCGTGGAAGCGCTCAGAAACAATGACCCTTCAATCCTTCTCCGCCTCAGTGCCGGCGAGATTGAAGAGGCAGGCGAATGCGGCCTTCGTTCATCCCTCGTATTTTTGGGGCTCGCCCGAAAAAGGAGCGTCCGTTTTCTTTCCTACGAGGCTCCTTTCGGTGTAGGATATGCAGTGGCCTATGCCCCGCTCCACGCTGCGCCTGACCTGGCAAGAAAGGTAATCGAAACTTACCTGGCCGAAGGGGAAGAACGGGCGAGGGAAGAAGCAGACGACTTTTCCGACCTGCCCGAGATGACCGAAAAGGCAGGCTGCTTTGTCTCCCTGAAGAAAAAAGGCAACCTCAGGGGCTGCATCGGGACAATCCTTCCAACGAAAGCCGCCCTTGCCGAAGAGATTGCGGAGAATGCCCTCTCGGCCGCCTTCAAGGACCCAAGGTTCCCTCCCGTTGAACAACGGGAGCTCGAAGATATCTCCATATCTGTGGACATACTCTCCATCCCCGAGGCTGTGTCCGACATCGCCCTCCTGGACCCGAAAAAGTACGGCGTGATCGTGGAAAAGGGATGGGCCAGGGGCGTGCTCCTTCCTGACCTTGAAGGCGTTGATACAGTGGAAGCCCAGTTGTCCATCGCTGCCCGAAAAGCGGGGATTGCCGACTGGCGTACCGCTGCGGTCAGGAAATTTACCGTCCGGAGGATCAGGGAGATGGATCGTTCATGA
- the queA gene encoding tRNA preQ1(34) S-adenosylmethionine ribosyltransferase-isomerase QueA, translated as MDLFDLASYDYFLPEELIAQNPAEPRGSSRLMVLFREREEILHSTFGSLGDFLDEGDLLVLNDTRVIPARLFGSKKNGGGKVEILLLKALDTDFLEWEALVKPGRKNPPGTKIFLADGTEIVVGSRGEEGVRSVAFPEGTAVFPLLERIGETPLPPYITSSSVPRSSYQTVFARKDGSAAAPTASLHFTTGLLGKLQREKGVRLGRLTLHVGLGTFRPVKSADIRDHKIHEEYCFLPAETRELILETKRRGRKVIAAGTTVARTLESLGGEDGSLESGERMTRLFIYPGYGFKIIDGLITNFHLPKSSLLMLVAAFAGYEFTMKAYREAISRRYRFFSFGDAMFIR; from the coding sequence TTGGACCTTTTCGACCTCGCTTCCTACGATTATTTTCTGCCTGAAGAACTTATCGCCCAGAATCCGGCCGAACCGAGGGGCTCCTCTCGTCTCATGGTCCTTTTCAGAGAAAGGGAGGAAATTCTCCACAGCACCTTCGGCTCTTTGGGGGACTTTTTGGATGAAGGCGACCTCCTTGTGCTGAATGATACCAGGGTGATTCCCGCACGGCTTTTCGGCTCGAAAAAAAATGGCGGCGGGAAGGTGGAAATACTGCTTCTCAAGGCGCTGGACACCGACTTTCTGGAGTGGGAGGCCCTGGTGAAGCCCGGAAGGAAAAATCCTCCGGGAACGAAGATTTTCCTCGCCGACGGAACGGAGATTGTTGTCGGTTCCCGGGGTGAGGAGGGCGTTCGAAGCGTCGCCTTTCCGGAAGGTACGGCGGTGTTTCCCCTCCTGGAGCGAATCGGGGAGACCCCTCTTCCCCCCTATATAACCTCGTCGTCGGTTCCCCGTTCGTCGTACCAGACGGTTTTCGCCCGAAAGGACGGTTCCGCGGCAGCCCCCACGGCAAGCCTGCATTTCACCACCGGGCTGCTCGGGAAGCTCCAGCGGGAAAAAGGCGTCCGCCTGGGCCGGCTCACTCTTCATGTGGGGCTCGGCACCTTCCGCCCGGTGAAAAGCGCGGACATAAGGGACCACAAAATTCACGAGGAATATTGCTTCCTTCCCGCAGAAACCAGAGAACTCATCCTTGAAACGAAGCGGAGAGGGAGAAAAGTGATCGCTGCCGGAACCACGGTGGCAAGGACCCTTGAATCTCTGGGCGGTGAGGACGGTTCATTGGAGTCGGGCGAGCGGATGACCCGACTGTTTATTTATCCGGGATACGGGTTTAAAATTATCGATGGGCTGATTACGAACTTCCATCTTCCAAAAAGTTCTCTCCTTATGCTGGTCGCCGCATTCGCAGGATATGAATTTACCATGAAGGCCTACAGAGAGGCGATTTCCCGGAGGTATCGTTTTTTTTCCTTCGGAGACGCCATGTTCATTCGATAG